The genomic stretch CTGCATTTCAGCAATATCAGCCGGATTATTTTATTAATTGCGGCGCATATACTTTGGTGGACAAAGCTGAAACAGAAAGGGATTTGGCAGAAAAAATCAATGGAATAAATGTTGGCTATATTGCCGAATTATGCAATCAATACAACACAACATTGGTTCACATTTCTACCGACTATGTTTTTGACGGAAACGCAAAAATCCCTTATAAAGCCGATGAAACAACGAATCCGGTAAATTTTTATGGGCAAACTAAATTACTAGGCGAGAAATTAGCTTTAGAAAACAACGAGAAAACAATTATCATCCGCACAGCCTGGGTGTACAGTAGTTTCGGGAAAAATTTTGTCAAAACCATGCTGCGCCTGATGAACGAAAGAAGTGAGATGAGTGTCGTAAACGACCAGCTTGGAACACCTACTTATGCAAAGGATTTGGCGGTTGTCATTTGCAAAATTCTCGCTTCGGAGAAAAAGCAATACGGCATTTATCATTTTACAAACAACGGCATCATTTCATGGTTCGATTTTGCAGTCGAAATTAAAAAACTGGCAGCATCGACCTGCACGATTCATGCAATTCCCACTTCGGCATATCCTACGCCGGCAAAACGTCCGCATTATTCCGTATTGGATAAGTCAAAAATTATTAATGATTATTCCATTGAAATCAAAAACTGGAAAGACAGTTTACGGGAATGCTTTAAATATATGCAGCCGACAGCTTGATTATACACAACGAAAAAAGACCGTTTGGAACGGTCTTTTAAATAGCTTTATTTTATCAAAAGAAAAGCTGTTCTTAAAAACGCTTTTCTTTAATTCTTGCGCTTTTACCGCTGCGTTCACGAAGGTAGAACAATTTTGCACGACGTACTTTACCTACCTTGTTCAATTCGATAGAATCAATGTTAGGAGAAGATACGGGAAAAGTTCTTTCGACACCTATACTGTTGGAAATTTTACGAACAGTAAAAGAAGTCGTAGCGCCGGTACCCTGAATTTTCAAAACATCACCGCGGAAGCTTTGGATACGTTCTTTACCGCCTTCAACGATTTTATAATTTACAGTAACATTGTCGCCCGCTTTAAATTTCGGAAATTCCTTTTGAGCGGTTAATTGTTCCTGAACATATTTTACTGCGATTTGCATAGCTTAAAAGTTTTTAAGGACTGCAAAGGTATGGGTTAAAATTTATTTGACAAAATAATTTTGAAGATTATAAAAGCTAATCGCTGCTTGCGGTTATTCTGCCCCTATTTGAATTTGCAAAGAAACAGAGATAATATTGTTTACACCCTCTGTTTTTTATCTTGTTATTTCTTAAATTTCCATAAAAAACACCACACTACGCATTACTTCTTCAACTACCTTTGTGCTGCTTCTGAAGTTCATCTTTAAATACATTTGCTATGGATGATTTTATGGCTGCACGCTCACAAATGGCGCTCTCACTTGCATTTCACATTGTGTTTTCCTGTATCGGAATGGTAATGCCGTTTTTTATGGCAGTGGCGCATTTTTACTGGCTGAAGACAGGGAATGTTGTGTATAAAAATGTAACCAAAGCATGGAGCAAAGGCGTTGCTATTTTTTTCGCTACAGGTGCGGTTTCCGGAACAGTCTTGTCGTTTGAATTAGGATTGCTTTTCCCTGAATTTATGAAACACGCGGGACCAATTTTCGGTATGCCGTTTTCACTGGAAGGGACGGCATTTTTTATCGAAGCCATTTTTTTGGGATTCTTTTTGTATGGTTGGGACAAATTCAATAAATGGTTTCATTGGTTTACAGGATTGCTTGTCGGCATCAGCGGCATTATTTCCGGCATTCTCGTAGTGGCAGCAAATGCGTGGATGAACAGCCCTTCCGGGTTCGATTTTGTCAATGGACAATATCTGAATATCGACCCGATAAAAGCGATGTTTAACGCTGCGTGGTTTTCGGAAGCCCTCCACATGTGCATTGCAGCAGTGTCAGCTACCGGCTTTGCTGTTGCGGGCGTTCATGCCTGGATGATTTTGAAAAAGAAAAACATACAATTTCATACGGCAGCGTTCAAAATTGCCGTGGTATTCGCGGGAATCGCCGCGCTGTTACAACCTCTAAGCGGCGATATTTCTGCAAAAAATGTGGCAAAACTGCAACCACCGAAACTTGCAGCAATGGAAGCTGTTTATCATACCGAAAGCGGTGTTCCGTTATTGATTGGCGGCATTCCGAATGATTCTGCACAACAGGTAAAGTATGCCATTCGATTGCCTAAACTTTTAAGTTTTCTGGCTTACGATAATTTCAATGCAACAATAAAAGGTATGGACGAAATCCCTGCCAAAAATCGTCCACCGGTTCCCGTTACACATTATGCGTTTCAGATAATGGTTGGCTTTGGAATGCTCATGGCTGTGATTGCCGTGCTGTATTTTATTATTGTTCTGAAAAAGAAAAGCTGGCGCAACAAGCGCTGGCTGCTGAAACTTTTTGCGTACGCTACACCAATTGGATTTATCGCGGTAGAAGCCGGCTGGACGGTTACGGAAGTAGGACGGCAACCATGGATTATTTACGGCATTATGCGTACTAAAGATGCAGTAACGCCGATGCCCGGAATTGCCGTTACTTTTTATGTGTTTACCGCAGTGTATTTGTCGCTGTCATTCATTGTTGCGTTTATGTTGTACCGGCAAATAAAAATGGTAGGCAAGTTGTATGATATTCCTTTAGAAAATAAATCAGTGTAAAATGTTGTACGTTGTAATTGCTTTTTTATGGATGTCGATATGGCTGTATCTTCTTTTTGGTGGAGCAGATTTCGGTGCGGGCATTCTGGAACTTTTTACAAGAGAACAAAACAAGGGAAGAACGCGGCGCACAATGTACCGCGCTATAGGACCGATTTGGGAAGCGAATCATATGTGGCTGATTATTGCCATTGTAATTTTATTTGTGGGTTTTCCAGTAATTTATTCCGAAATGTCTGTTTACCTCCACATTCCTTTAATGATAATGTTATTAGGTATTATCGCAAGAGGAACAGCTTTCTCTTTTCGTCATTATGATGCCGTTGTGGACGATATGCAAATTTTGTATAACAGAATTTTCACATGGTCGAGCCTGATTACGCCTTTGTTTCTCGGCATTATTGCCGGCAGTTCAGTTTCCGGAACAATTGACACACAAGCGACCGATTTCGTTCATGCCTATATTTTTAGTTGGCTTGACTGGTTTAACGTCGCAATTGGACTTTTCACGGTTGCTATTTGTGCATTTCTGGCTGCCGTTTTTTTAGTCGGCGAAGTAAAAAACGATAAAGACAGAAGAAGATTTACAATCAAAGCAAGAAGTGCCAATATTTTTGCAATCATTTTCGGTACGTTGGTATTTATCATTGCATGGCTCGAAAAAATTCCTCTGACTAAATGGATATTCGGTAATGCAATAAGTTTAACAGCCATAATAACCGCGCTTTTATCGCTGGTCTTGCTTTGGTATTTATTGCTTAAAGGCAAAACAAAAATTCTCAGGCTGCTTGCGGGCTTTCAGGTTACGATGATTTTGCTGGCGATTACGTATCCGCACTTTCCCAATATTGTTTTACTTAGAGACGGTTCAACATTGTCTTTACTGGACAATCATGGCGATAAAAAAACCATACAGTCATTGGCAGTTGCGCTGCTTGGCGGGAGTATTTTTATTCTACCGGCGCTGTTTTATTTGATGTATAGTTTTAAGAAGCCGTTGTTGGAAAATGAGTAAATTATTTCAATGACTCTTGCTGTTTATATAAAGCTGCGAACGGCATCAATTGCAGACTGCAGTCTTTCATTGCCTTCTCCGCTTACAATTTTAAAAGGGACGTTTTGATTGATTAAAATATCCAGATAAATTTGAAATAACTCCTTGCGGTTTTTTTCATCGGGATATTCGCGCAGCTCGTCGCGAACCCACGGCAAATCAGTATTACAAAGTAAGTACAAATCGTATTTTCTTTCTACAATTTGTTGCAAGATAAATGAATGGCAATTACCGAAAACATACTCACACCAAACTTTCATCACATACATATCGGTGTCGATGAACAAAATATTCTCTGTTGTTTGTTGCCTGTTGTCCGTTGCCGGATTTTTGTTTTCTATTTTTTTTATACAATCGTCTTCCAATGCAATCTGTCCTTTTGCTATTTCAAGAAGATTGTCGAATGTATAATCTGTTCCATTTTTCAATAAATATTCACGCGCATATTCTTTGCACCATATCGTATGAAAATGATTTGCCAATGCTTCGCAAAGACTTGACTTTCCTGTACTTTCGGGACCAATAACAACTATTTTTTTCAACAATATTTAATCTTTTTTCAGTTCGACAAGCGTGTATGGATTTTCAAAAGCAGCTTTACGTGCGCCGCATTCGTCCTGTATCATAATAAAAGACAGCTTGTTGTCTTTTATTATGATTTTATAAACACCCGCTTCATTGCCACAAGGGCTTCCACCTTGTATTTTCTTCAGCATAAGGGTATCCGCATTTAGTTTGTAGGTCATTTGCTCAATCATTTCTCCGCTTTCGTCCAACAATGAAAGTGTATCTTTTGTAAAACTAAAAGATGCGTCTATATCTTGTCCGGCATAAACAGTGCCGCTCCACTTTGTGTTTGCCAGATTCAAACTGTCTGTCTGCTGCGCCGAAAGCGAAAAAGCCGCGCAAAGCATAATGAGAAGCATGATTAAAGTTTTCATTTGTTTATTTTTTTATGGTTTAAAATTTAATTTATCCAAATAACGCAGCGCATAAAAAATGGTGGTAATGTGCATTGCCTGTACAATTCTTTTTTCGTCCAACAATTGAAACAATTCTTCAAAACTGTATTCTAATACTTCAATTTCTTCGTTATCGTCAAGGTTCTGTCCTTGTATTTTTTTGCCGCCTGTTGCCACAAACATATGCATCAAATTACTGTTGGTCGAAGGATTTGCGGACGTTCGTCCCAACGCATGAACGCTCTCAAAAGCAAAGCCCGTTTCTTCCAGCAACTCGCGGCGAATGGCATCTTCAAAAGTTGCATCGGTTTCATCCACACAACCGCCCGGCAACTCAATGCCTACCTCGCCCAACGCATGGCGGTATTGCTTTACCATCAAAATTTTATCGTCTTCGGTAACGGCAAAAGCCGTAACCCATTCGGGAAATTCAAACACATAATACGGGTCGATGATTTTGCCGTCAGCCCGCTCGCAGCGGTCTTTTCGCGCGGTAAGCCATGTGTCTTTAAAAAGATATTCAGATGAAAGTGTCTTCCATTTTAATTGTTCGTCGGTCATAAAAAATTTATTTTTTGTTTTACCAATTCATTCTTTCTCTCAACGCATTTATATGCGCTGTATGATGCTTTCCGTGCCAAGCATAATTTCCCAACATATACCAAAGCGTCAATTCTTTTTCCGCTTCGGGATGATATAAAGTTTTGTTCCAATCATCATCGCTCAAATCCTGTAAAGCCGATACCCACCTGCGATGCAGTGCATGAAGCAACGTAATGGAAATATTTACAGGCAATGTTTTCACATCATTCAGTTCTGCCCAAAGTTTTTCATTATATGTTTTAATCGTAGGATTATTTTCCGTTAAAACCCACTTAAAACGAATGTATGCATTCATATGACTATCCGCAATATGATGTACCAATTGATGCACCGTCCAACCGCCGCCACGGTAAGGCGTTTGCAGTTGTTCCTCATCCAAATTAATAATTGCATATTCCAGCCTTTCGGGCAACGAGGCAATATCGTTCAACCATTGTTTTTTTAAATCTTCTGAAAACGGTTGCGGCTCATACTTTCCGATGGGATAGTGAAGGTCGGGCATGGTTCTGTTATCTGTTATTTGTTGTCTGTTATTAGTCAATAAGTTATCCTCACAATCCTTAAAATCCCACAAATCATGGTCAATCTTCCCGCAATGTTTTCCCCGTCAAATTTAAAAACACGTCTTCAAGATTGGCGAGCTTTACTTGCTTTGGACGCTCAAAACCTGTTGCCACCAAATCGTCTATCATTTTATCGGGTGTATCTAATGAAATAATTTTTCCCGAGTCGATAATCGCAATCCGGTCGCAAAGAAATTCCGCTTCATCCATGTAATGCGTTGTGATGATGACGGTTGTTCCTTTCTTACGAATGTCCAAAATCAAGTCCCACAAATTGCGGCGCGCCTGCGGGTCGAGACCTGTTGTAGGTTCATCCAAAAAAATAATTTTCGGTTGGTTGATTAACGTGGTTGCAATAGAAAAACGTTGCTTTTGGCCGCCGCTTAATTCTTTAAATTTATTCTTTGCTTTGTCGCGCAAATTCACTGAATCCAATAGTTTCAGCGAATCGACCTTTTTGTTGTACAAGCCTGCAAACATCTGCACCAATTCAGCTAAAGATAATCCCGGATAATAACCTGCGGACTGCAACTGCACGCCGATAATCTTTTTAATATCATTCGGTTGTTTGTCAAGGTTCATTCCATCGACAATGATTTCGCCGCTTGTTTTATCGCGCAGGGTTTCAATGATTTCAAGCGTGGTGGATTTGCCCGCGCCGTTCGGTCCTAACAAACCGAAAATTTCGCCTTGATAAACGTCAAACGAAATACCCTTTACGGCTTCAAAATCGCCGTATTTTTTTGTCAAATTTTTTACGGAAATAATGGGAGTTTGCATGAGTGCAAATTAAGAAAGAATATCTGAATAACGATTTTGAGAGATCATTATTTACCGGTTGATATACTCTTAACTTTCGCATTCGGCATATTCGATTTGAAAGTTTTATCAGGTTTTAAAATCGACATTCTGTCAATCGAAGATTGATAAACATCGAAGCCTTTGCCGTTGTTGTAGAGAAAAACAGGTGCAGGCACATCAAGTGACAGAACAGAAGGATTCTGCTTTAAACGATTTTGAAAGAATGCGGCTACATTATTTCTGCCATCAGTGATTATCGGTTTGTAATCGTAGAAACGATAATTATTTTTGAATCGCAAAGATTGGTTCTTAATGATTGAGAATTTATCTGCAAATGGAGTAATGCTTTTGAAACTGTCGGTTTTGAAAAGTCTGCTTTTATTCAGAAATATGTTTATGCTTCCGAGTTCATTAATTTTTTGTGCGCGAGAAATGCCGATAATTGATATAAAAAACATTGCACTAAGAACGTATTTTGCAGTTTTCATAATTAAAAAATTTAGTTTCAATTAATCATAGTCGAAGTTAATGATTTTTGTATTGTGAAAACAATTTTCTCTGTCATTATCAAATAAACATTTTCTTTTTCTTACGCTTATCTTTGCTCCCAAATTCCATAAATGAGAGTATTCAAATTCGGCGGCGCAAGTGTGCAGGATGTTGATCACATCAGGCATGTAGCGAAAATCATAGAACAATACCAGGATGAAAAATTATTAATTGTTGTTTCCGCAATGGGCAAAACAACGAACGCTCTGGAAAAAGTTGCTGAATCATTTTATGCACAAAGAAAAGATGATGCTTTGCGTTTGTTCGACGACATCAAAAAACAACACCTTACGATTGCGAAATACTTGCTGGTATTGGAGTTCAACGCATGTATCGCGCGGCTTGCAGATTTATTTACCGAAATTGAATGGCTGCTGCACGACAAACCTGTGCGGGAATACAATTATTATTACGACCAAATTGTAAGCGTTGGCGAGTTGCTGAGTACAAGCATTGTGAGCGCTTATCTCAACGAAGTAAAAATAAAAAATTCTTGGCTCGACGTGCGCGACGTATTGCGCACAGATAGTCATTTCCGGGAAGCGATTGTTGATTGGAGCTTCACAACAAAATCCGCTGAAATGCTGATGCAGCCTATGTTTGAAGAAAAGAACATTGTTTTGACGCAAGGCTTTATCGGTTGTACTTCAGACAATGAAAGCACGACTTTGGGTCGTGAAGGAAGCGATTTCAGCGCGGCAATTTTTGCGAATATTTTTAATGCGGAAAGCCTGACGATTTGGAAAGACGTTGAAGGCGTGATGAACGCCGACCCGAAAACGTTTCCAGAAGCGGAATATATTTCACACCTCAATTATGCCGAAGTAATCGAAATGGCATATTACGGCGCGCAGGTAATTCATCCGAAAACGATTAAGCCTTTGCAGAATAAAAATATTCCGTTGCTTGTAAAATCTTTTCTTGATACAGGTTTGCCCGGAACAACCATTGATAACCAAAAGTTATCACAACTTCCACCTATTATAATTTTAAAGAATAACCAAGCTTTGCTCACTTTGCGCACATTGGATTTTTCTTTCATCGAAGACGAACCTGTAACAAAACTCTACAAAATTTTCAACTCGTTGAAAATAAAACCGAATCTTATTCAGACAGGCGCCATCAGTTTGCAAATTGCAGTAGATGATGTTTCAGAAAAAATTGAAGCATTCGGACAAAAAGCAAGCGAGGCTTTTGATGTGCAAATCGCGAAAGGCTTTAGCTTATTGACTTTGCGGCATTACAACGATTCTGCTTTAGAAAAATATGTAGAAGGGAAAGAAAAAATTTTGTTGCAGCAAAGCGAGGCTATTGTTCAAGTGTTATTTGTCTGAACGAGGATTTTGTAAGATTTTTTGGATGAGAAGATTAATCATAATTATCATAAAAAATTAGCGTTCCGTTTTCTCAAAACAATTAAACAATAAAGCAATTGAACAATGACCACAACATTTTCATACAACACTTTATATCAATTCACATTTTCCGTTTTCAAAAAAATCGGCTGTTCCGATGAACACGCGACCATTGCTTCAAAAGCCTTGCTGAGCGCAGATTTGCGTGGAATTGAAAGTCATGGAATTGCGCGCTTAAGCGGTTATGTTCGTCTTTGGGAAACAGGAAGGGTGAATGCAAATCCTGATATAAAAATCATTCATGAAACGCCATCGACGGCTGTAATTGACGGCGATAAAGGACTTGGATTAGTTGTCGCACATTATTCAATGCAAGCGACGATTGATAAAGCGAAAAATGTTGGCACAGGTTGGACAAGTGTGAAGAACAGCAACCATTTCGGCATTGCAGGTTGTCATGCGATGCAGGCTTTGGAACACGATATGATTGGCATTGCGATGACGAATGCGAGCGCTTTGGTCGCGCCAACTTTTTCCATTGAACGAATGTTGGGAACAAATCCAATTGCAGTTGCAATCCCCGCAAAGTCGCAGCCGGCCTTTGTTGCAGACTTTGCAACTACAACAGCAGCCAACGGAAAGCTCGAAGTATTGCAAAGAAAGAACGAAGATATGCCGCTTGGCTGGGCGCAAACAAAAGACGGTAAGAACACAACAAATGCAAATGTCATAAAAAATGGTGGTGCATTGTTGCCGCTTGGCAGCGACAGAGAACACGCGAGTCACAAAGGTTATGCGCTTGGCAGCATTGTTGATATTTTTTCTGCCGTGTTGAGCGGTGCGTCTTACGGACCTTGGGCACCGCCGTTTCCTGCATATATTCCGATGCCGCAAAATATGCCCGGCGAAGGTTTGGGACATTTTTTCGGGGCAATGCGCGTAGATGCTTTTCGTCCGAAAGAAGATTTTTTTCAGCATATAGATAATTGGATTGAGCGTTTCAGAAGTGCAAAAACCGTAGAAGGTCAAGAACGTGTTCTCATTCCCGGCGACCCGGAAAGAGAAGCGGAAGCAAAGCACAAAGAACACGGAATTCCTTTATTGGCAAAGGTTACAGAAGATTTGTCGCAGCTGGCTGAAAAATTAAATGTGCCTCAATTGTAATAATTCATAAATAAATTTTACAAACAGGCACTTTTTTTGGAATATGATAACGAAATAAATTTTCCTCATAGGAGAATACTTTTCACTTAAAATAGAAATATGAAATTAAAAACAGTTTTCACGACAGCAGCGCTCATGGCTGCAGGTTGCGCAACGGCGCAGAACGATTCTATACCAAGAGTTACGCCTTTTACGGGAACGGCAGATTACCGTACATGGTCGATTGGCGTGTATGGCGGCGGTTCTTGGGCTTTCAGTCCGTTTGGTAATAATGACTTTAAGAATTATGACTTTCATAATGCAGGATTGACTTACGGCGCATATATCAAAAAACAAATTTTTCACGCCTTCGGTTTGCAATTGGATTTTATGCGCGGGCAAGTAAAAGGTTCGCAGAAAGCAAATCAAACTTCATTTAGGACAACACCCATTGGAGATGATGTGTTTGCGCCGGTTTCCAAATTTAAAACGGATATTAACTGGTCTGCATCGTTAAGCGGCGTGTTTACACTTGGCACTATTAATTGGTTGAACAAACAGGCAACCGTGATTCCTTATATTTCTGCCGGTGGCGGTGCTATTGC from Arachidicoccus sp. BS20 encodes the following:
- a CDS encoding cytochrome d ubiquinol oxidase subunit II; its protein translation is MLYVVIAFLWMSIWLYLLFGGADFGAGILELFTREQNKGRTRRTMYRAIGPIWEANHMWLIIAIVILFVGFPVIYSEMSVYLHIPLMIMLLGIIARGTAFSFRHYDAVVDDMQILYNRIFTWSSLITPLFLGIIAGSSVSGTIDTQATDFVHAYIFSWLDWFNVAIGLFTVAICAFLAAVFLVGEVKNDKDRRRFTIKARSANIFAIIFGTLVFIIAWLEKIPLTKWIFGNAISLTAIITALLSLVLLWYLLLKGKTKILRLLAGFQVTMILLAITYPHFPNIVLLRDGSTLSLLDNHGDKKTIQSLAVALLGGSIFILPALFYLMYSFKKPLLENE
- a CDS encoding Ldh family oxidoreductase, producing the protein MTTTFSYNTLYQFTFSVFKKIGCSDEHATIASKALLSADLRGIESHGIARLSGYVRLWETGRVNANPDIKIIHETPSTAVIDGDKGLGLVVAHYSMQATIDKAKNVGTGWTSVKNSNHFGIAGCHAMQALEHDMIGIAMTNASALVAPTFSIERMLGTNPIAVAIPAKSQPAFVADFATTTAANGKLEVLQRKNEDMPLGWAQTKDGKNTTNANVIKNGGALLPLGSDREHASHKGYALGSIVDIFSAVLSGASYGPWAPPFPAYIPMPQNMPGEGLGHFFGAMRVDAFRPKEDFFQHIDNWIERFRSAKTVEGQERVLIPGDPEREAEAKHKEHGIPLLAKVTEDLSQLAEKLNVPQL
- a CDS encoding NUDIX hydrolase, which codes for MTDEQLKWKTLSSEYLFKDTWLTARKDRCERADGKIIDPYYVFEFPEWVTAFAVTEDDKILMVKQYRHALGEVGIELPGGCVDETDATFEDAIRRELLEETGFAFESVHALGRTSANPSTNSNLMHMFVATGGKKIQGQNLDDNEEIEVLEYSFEELFQLLDEKRIVQAMHITTIFYALRYLDKLNFKP
- a CDS encoding YfiT family bacillithiol transferase — its product is MTNNRQQITDNRTMPDLHYPIGKYEPQPFSEDLKKQWLNDIASLPERLEYAIINLDEEQLQTPYRGGGWTVHQLVHHIADSHMNAYIRFKWVLTENNPTIKTYNEKLWAELNDVKTLPVNISITLLHALHRRWVSALQDLSDDDWNKTLYHPEAEKELTLWYMLGNYAWHGKHHTAHINALRERMNW
- the rfbD gene encoding dTDP-4-dehydrorhamnose reductase, with product MEQPIILVSGKNGQLGSELLSVFMSYPQFKFIFLGKEELDLSSEISINAAFQQYQPDYFINCGAYTLVDKAETERDLAEKINGINVGYIAELCNQYNTTLVHISTDYVFDGNAKIPYKADETTNPVNFYGQTKLLGEKLALENNEKTIIIRTAWVYSSFGKNFVKTMLRLMNERSEMSVVNDQLGTPTYAKDLAVVICKILASEKKQYGIYHFTNNGIISWFDFAVEIKKLAASTCTIHAIPTSAYPTPAKRPHYSVLDKSKIINDYSIEIKNWKDSLRECFKYMQPTA
- a CDS encoding aspartate kinase, which translates into the protein MRVFKFGGASVQDVDHIRHVAKIIEQYQDEKLLIVVSAMGKTTNALEKVAESFYAQRKDDALRLFDDIKKQHLTIAKYLLVLEFNACIARLADLFTEIEWLLHDKPVREYNYYYDQIVSVGELLSTSIVSAYLNEVKIKNSWLDVRDVLRTDSHFREAIVDWSFTTKSAEMLMQPMFEEKNIVLTQGFIGCTSDNESTTLGREGSDFSAAIFANIFNAESLTIWKDVEGVMNADPKTFPEAEYISHLNYAEVIEMAYYGAQVIHPKTIKPLQNKNIPLLVKSFLDTGLPGTTIDNQKLSQLPPIIILKNNQALLTLRTLDFSFIEDEPVTKLYKIFNSLKIKPNLIQTGAISLQIAVDDVSEKIEAFGQKASEAFDVQIAKGFSLLTLRHYNDSALEKYVEGKEKILLQQSEAIVQVLFV
- the rplS gene encoding 50S ribosomal protein L19; the encoded protein is MQIAVKYVQEQLTAQKEFPKFKAGDNVTVNYKIVEGGKERIQSFRGDVLKIQGTGATTSFTVRKISNSIGVERTFPVSSPNIDSIELNKVGKVRRAKLFYLRERSGKSARIKEKRF
- a CDS encoding AAA family ATPase, translated to MLKKIVVIGPESTGKSSLCEALANHFHTIWCKEYAREYLLKNGTDYTFDNLLEIAKGQIALEDDCIKKIENKNPATDNRQQTTENILFIDTDMYVMKVWCEYVFGNCHSFILQQIVERKYDLYLLCNTDLPWVRDELREYPDEKNRKELFQIYLDILINQNVPFKIVSGEGNERLQSAIDAVRSFI
- a CDS encoding ABC transporter ATP-binding protein, yielding MQTPIISVKNLTKKYGDFEAVKGISFDVYQGEIFGLLGPNGAGKSTTLEIIETLRDKTSGEIIVDGMNLDKQPNDIKKIIGVQLQSAGYYPGLSLAELVQMFAGLYNKKVDSLKLLDSVNLRDKAKNKFKELSGGQKQRFSIATTLINQPKIIFLDEPTTGLDPQARRNLWDLILDIRKKGTTVIITTHYMDEAEFLCDRIAIIDSGKIISLDTPDKMIDDLVATGFERPKQVKLANLEDVFLNLTGKTLRED
- a CDS encoding cytochrome ubiquinol oxidase subunit I, translating into MDDFMAARSQMALSLAFHIVFSCIGMVMPFFMAVAHFYWLKTGNVVYKNVTKAWSKGVAIFFATGAVSGTVLSFELGLLFPEFMKHAGPIFGMPFSLEGTAFFIEAIFLGFFLYGWDKFNKWFHWFTGLLVGISGIISGILVVAANAWMNSPSGFDFVNGQYLNIDPIKAMFNAAWFSEALHMCIAAVSATGFAVAGVHAWMILKKKNIQFHTAAFKIAVVFAGIAALLQPLSGDISAKNVAKLQPPKLAAMEAVYHTESGVPLLIGGIPNDSAQQVKYAIRLPKLLSFLAYDNFNATIKGMDEIPAKNRPPVPVTHYAFQIMVGFGMLMAVIAVLYFIIVLKKKSWRNKRWLLKLFAYATPIGFIAVEAGWTVTEVGRQPWIIYGIMRTKDAVTPMPGIAVTFYVFTAVYLSLSFIVAFMLYRQIKMVGKLYDIPLENKSV